The Miltoncostaea marina DNA window CGACGCCCAGGCGCTGACGCCGGCGCAGACCTGGGTGCGCTACGGCGGCCCGGGCGCCGCGCCGGTCACGACGGACGGCCCCCTGCCCGAGACCACCGACCTCGTGGCGGGCTGGTACATGATCGACGTCGAGTCGCGCGAGCGCGCGATCGAGGTGGCGGCCCACATCTCCTCCGAGCCGGGGCCGGGCGGCGAGCCGCTGCACGAGTGGATCGACGTCCGGGAGGTGATGTCCGGGGCGCCGTCGGACGACGGCCCGGCGTGACCGGGCGCCCCTCGCCGGGGCTGGACGAGGGCGCCCTGCGCGCCCTCGTCCCCCGGGCGCTCGCCGACCTGGTGCGGCGGGGCGAGGACTTCGACGCCGCCGAGGACGCGCTGCAGGAGGCGCTCATCGAGGCGCTGCGGACGTGGCCCGGCGCCCCGCCGCGCGACCCGCGCGCGTGGCTGGTGACGGTCGCGACCCGGCGCCTGGTCGACGCCCGCCGCAGCGACGCCGCCCGGGCTCGGCGGGAGCAGGCGACGCTCGCGGAGCGGCCGCCCGGCCCCGCCCGCGACGGCGACGACGCGCTGCTGCTGCTGTTCTGCTGCTGCCACCCCGGCCTGCCGCCGGCCTCCCAGGTGGCGCTGACCCTGCGCGCGGTCGGCGGGCTGACGACCCGGGAGATCGCCGACGCCTTCCACGTGCCCGAGGCGACGATGGCCCAGCGCATCAGCCGCGCCAAGCGCGCGCTGCGCGGGCGCCGCCTCACGGCGCCCGGCGACCTCGCCGTGGTGCTGCGGGTGCTCTCGCTGGTCTACGCGGCCGGCCACGCGGGCCGGCGGGAGCTGACGAGCGAGGCGATCCGGCTCGCGCGGCTGCTCACCCTCGCCACCGACGAGCCGGAGGCGCGCGGCCTCCTCGCCCTGATGCTGCTCAACCACGCGCGCCTGCCGGCGCGGCTCGACGCGCACGGCCGCATCGTGGCGCTCGACCGCCAGGACCGCACGCGCTGGGACACCCGCGAGATCGCCGAGGGCGTGCGGGTGCTGCAGTCGGCCCTCGCCCTGGGGCGCCCCGGGCGGTACCAGATCGAGGCGGCGATCGCCGCCCTGCACGACGACGCGGCGAGCGCCGATGAGACCGACTGGCCCCAGATCCTCGCCTGGTACGACGACCTCGTCGCCCTGACCGACGACCCGGTGCGCCGCGACCCGGCCGCCGTGCTGGGCCGCGCCGTGGCGCTGGGCCACGCGGTCGGCGCCGCCGAGGGGCTGCGCGAGGCCGACACCCTGCGCGAGGTGCTGGGCGACCGCCACCGCTGGCACGCCGCGCGCGGCCACCTGCTCGAGCTCGCGGGCGACCTCGCGGCCGCGGGCGCCGCCTACGCCGAGGCCGCCCGGCTGGCGACGAACGTCGCCGAGCGCGACCACCTGGTCCGCCAGGCCGCCCGCGTGCGGAGCGACGGCCGGGCGTGACCCGCGGACGGACGCGGGGGCGGGGGGCCGGGCCACTGCGTCCGCGACGAGGCGGTGCGCCCCCTGCCGCTCAGACGAACTTGCGGACGATCAGGTAGCCGAACTCCTGGTCGACGACGGACTCCACCTCGGGCAGCTCGTGCCCCGGCAGGAGGACGAAGAGGTCGGGGTCGCGGTGGATCGCCTCGTAGCGGCTCGGCTCCAGGCGGATGCGCCGCCGGCAGTCGACGTCGGAGCACTCGCAGAAGAAGCCGAAGGGCTCGTCCGGGTCCTCGTCGTGGGCCTCGCGGACCTCGGCCAGCCGGTCCTTCATCGCGCGGTTGAGGCGCTCCATGAAGTCCTCGTTCTCGCGCAGGCGGCGCGGCGAGGCGGGCGGCTGATGCGGCGGCGTGGTCGTCACGATGCGGGGACCCTACGCCAGGGCGGGGCGCCGACGCGAGCCCCGACGACCGATCCGGGCCGGCGGCGTCGGCGCGAGGCCGGATCGGTCATCGGCGCACCCGGTAGCGCAGGTGGAGCACCCGGTCGCCCCGGATCGCGACGTCGGGGTCCTCCAGCAAATGCCGCGCGTCGAGCGAGCCGAAGTAGCGCTTGCCGGACCCGAGCACCACGGGCGCGACGTCCATGGCGACCTCGTCGACGAGCCCCGCGGCCAGCATCTGACCGCCGACCTCGCCGGCGGCGACCTCGACCGTGCGGTCGCCCGCGAGCTCCTGCGCCGTGGCCATGGCCGCCTCGATGCCGTCGGCGAAGCGGAACGGCGCGTCGGGGGGCCAGCCGTCGGGCGCCGGCCGGTGCGACACGACGACCACGTGATCGATCCCGCTCGGCGGCGTGCCGCCCCAGCCGTCCGTCAGGTCGAAGACGTGACGGCCGGCGATCGTCACGGCGATCCGGTCCCAGTAGGCCCGGGTGTGGTCGTAGGACGCCTGCGACACCATCAGCTGCCCGGTCTCGTCGAGCGCGACGTCGCCGCTCGTCAGCCAGTCGAACAGCGGCCCGGGCCGGTCGTCCTCGTCCGCGATGAAGCCGTCCACCGAGACCGTGCCGTACATGACCACCGTGCCCATGGGCGCTCACTCCTCTGTCCGGGAGGCGTCATCCTGACGTGCCGGGACCGGCACGTCTCGCGGGGGATCGATCGGGCCGTCAGCGGGGACGGGGACGCCGACTCGGCGCGCGTCCGCCCCCCCGGCCCACCCGAGCCGCGGGCGCGTGGCGTCGGGCCCTCCCGCGACGCTGGCCGGCGGTCCGCTCCACGTGCTGGAGCACGACGGGATCGTCCCGATGCCGACGATGGGCGCGCTCGGCCGGCAGGATGATCGTCGTCGACGCGCCGGTGCTGAGGGCGCCGGGGACCGCCGGCGGTGGCCCCGACGGGCGGCCGGCGTCGCCGGGCGCGGCGCGCCAGGGTGCCGGAGTCGTCCGACCCCTGGCGCGCGGGCTCCTCAGCAGCAGCCGCAAGCCTCACATGGGCAGCCCTCAGCGCACTGGCAGTCGTTCATCGCTCACCCCCCTTCGCTCGCGCGGTGACAGGGATCATCGTGCGCGCCGCGACCGGCCTCAGCGCTCGCAGCAGCCGTCGGCGCAACCGTCGGCCGTCGCGGCAGCGGGGACGGGATCGCCCACGCAGCAGCCCTCGCCGCGCCACGCCTCGAGGCCCTCCTTGACCGCGACGCCTGCGATCAGCAGGCCGACCGCCGGGTCGAGCCACCAGGCTCCGAGGGCCATGTTGCCGACCAGCCCGATCAGCAGCGCGCCCGCGAGGTAGGCGCAGAGCATGTTCTGGCGCCCCTCGCCCTTGGTGGCCGCCGAGCCGAGCCGGTCGGCCAGGCGCTCCTTGGCGACGCCGAGGTAGGGCATCACGACCAGGCTGAGCGCCGACAGGGCGATGCCGAGCGCGCTGGCGTCGGGCCGCTCGCCCGTCACGAGCGCCTGCACCGACTCGAAGCCGACGTAGGGCGCGAGCACGAAGAACTGGATCGCCACCAGCTTCTGGGCGCGCGTCTCGGCGGCCTCCGAGACGACCCGGTGGCCGGTGAAGCGCCAGACGATGATCGCCGAGGCGAGGCCCTCGATCGCCGAGTCGAGGCCGAAGCCGACGAGCGCGACCGAGCCGGCCATCACGCCCGCGACGATCGCGATCGCGCCCTCGGCGGTCATGTAGGCGAGGCTCACCCACGACAGCAGCCGCACCCGGGCCGCCAGGCGAAGGCGCTCGGCGTCCCCGAGCCGCGGGGCGGCGGGAGCGAGGAGCGTCGTCACGCGCCCACCCGCGCGGGCACGACGGCCTCCAGCAGCGCGCGGCCGGCCTCGGTCAGCGAGTAGAGCACCATCTTGCCCTCGCGCCGCGAACCCGCGAGGCCCGCGAGCCGAAGCGCCCGGGCATGGTGGGAGACGAGCTTGTCGGAGCGCCCGACCACCCAGCCGAGGTCGCAGACGCAGAGCTCTCCCCCGTCACGCAGCGCCAGCGCGACCGCGAGGCGCGTCGGATCCCCGAGCGCCTTGGCTCGCTCGGCGGCCGTGGCGAGCGCCGCCGCATCGGGTTGACCGGCGCGCACCCGCTCCGCCTTCGGCAGATCCAGGCAGAGCAGCTCGCAGGCGTCAGGCTCGATCGGCACGGCTTCATACTAACGCTCATTGGAACGTTGGTTCCGCCGCCGCGATCGCCCGGGGCGTGGTGCGCGGCGAGTCGGTCGCGGCCCGCGAGGCCGCCCGCTCGGGTACCCGCCGCGACATCCAGCCCGGACGCATGGCCATGGACGACGACGAGCTCACGGTCACGGACGCCGGCCATGCGTGGGTCGAGCGCCAGCTCGCCCGGGAATGGAGGCGCCCGCGAGTAGCGCGACGACGGGTGCGGTACCGGCCCTCGGGCGATGGCCGCGAAGGCGATCGACTGGATGCGGATCAGCCACCGGCCGGCCGGCTCGGCGGCGGACCGCTGCGCGACGCGCCCGCCGTGCCGATGCCCGCGCCGCCGCCGAAGGAGCTCTCGGACGAGGCCGCCAGGGCGAAGGAGCGCCGCGAGGTGGCGGTCCTCTGGCCGCATGGCGGCGAGAGGGCCGCCACCTACCGAGCACGCGAATCCCCCGCGGTGTCGCGGGGGATCCGCCGCGCCTGCGTTCCGCGCCAGACGGCTGCGGGCCAGCGGCAGGGCCGGCCACGGCGGCCGGATCGCCCTCTGCGGGGCAGTTTCAAGCCTTCGCGGCCGCCGGGCGGACGGCCCTCCCGTCTTCGCTCGTTCCTGGAGCACTTCGCGGGACGGCTGGTGATGATGAGGGGAGCCGTCCAAGCGGCCTGGTCGACCGGCCCCCGGGCCCGCTCAGGCCGACAGCGCCACCGAGCTGCAACGGCTTCCGTCACCGTGACATGCGGCTCGTGCGCGACGGCCCGCTGCTGCTCGGACCACCCATGTGTCCGCGCCTGGCCCCGGCCCCGACCGGCCCACGCCCGCGGAAGGCCGGCGCCATCGTCGGTCGCGCTCAGGACGCCGGCGGATCGACGGTGAACCCGAGCATCATTCCGCCCTCGTGGTGCTCGGCGATGTGGCAGTGGGCCATCCAGATCCCAGGGTTGGTGACCTCCAGGAGGATGTCGACCGTCGCTCCGGTGCGCACGAGCACGGTGTCGCTCCACACGAGGTTCGGCTCGACCGCCCCGTCGCGGGTCAGAACCAGGAAGCGCCCGGCCCCGTGGATATGGAACGGGTGGTGCATCGGGTGGTCCGAGTCCATCTCGTTCACCAGCCGGATCTTCACGCGATCACCGACCCGGAACCGCCAGTCGATCTCCGCGTTCCGCGCGCCCGTGTCGCGGTCGACCAGCATCCATCGCATGGTGGCCGGCGTGGTCATCCGGTTGACCTCGACCATGTCGTCCTCCCACTCGATGCCGCGGCCCGCCTCGTGCGAGTGGCCCCCGGCGTGCGGCTCATGGGCCGGCGCGTCGCGCGCCGGGTGCGCATGGTGGCCGTGTTCGGCCGCGTGGTGCGCCGTATGGTCATCAGCCTCGCGCGCCGCGGTGCCCGGCGCCGAGTGGCCGCCATGGTCGGCTCCCGTGGTCGCCTCGGCGACGAGGGCCGCCGGCACGAGACGCATGCCGCACTCCGGGCACCGGCCCGGCTCGCCGCGCACGACCTCGGGGTGCATCGGGCAGACGTAGAGGGCGTCGCCCGACGCCGGCTCGCCCATGTCCATCTCGGCCACGAACGAGAGCGTCTTGTCGGGCTCGGCGCTCAGCACGGGGACGAGGCGCTCGCGCTCGGCCACAAGCTCGGGATCGGTCCGCAGCGTCCAGAACCGCTCACGGTGCGACGATCTGAGCGCTCCGCCGCCCACCGTGATGCCGGCGAGCCGGTAGGTGCGGTCAGGGGTGCGGTGCTCGAGCGCCAGCTCCCCGGGCGCCTCGAACAGGACGTCGACGACCGCCCGCTCCGAGGGCGCGAGGACGACCGACTCGACGATCTCCTCGCGCTCGCAGCGGCCGCTGTCGCCGCCCACCAGCTTCATCCGCGCGCCGGGGAGGGCGAGGTTGAAGACGCGGGTGTTGGCGGTGTTGGTGAGATAGAGGCGCACGACCTCGCCGGGACGGGCGGCGAGCGACAGGTCGGTCTCTCCGCCGACCAACATCACGTCGCCGAACCGGCCCATCGCGGTGAACGTCGTCTCGGAGCGGCTGAAGGGAGCGACCCGGTCGCCCTCCAGCAGGACGTCGTCCAGGGTGAGCAGCAGCTCGCGATCGACGGGCGGCCAGTAGTCCGGATCCGACGGGACCACCAGGATGTTGCCGTAGAGGCCGAGCTCCTGGCCGTAGTCCTCGCGGATGTGCGGGTGATACCAGTAGACCCCGGGGTCTGGGAAGGTCACGCGGCAGGTGAAGCCGCCGCCCACCGGGATGGGCTCCTGCGTCTCGTGGGTCCCGTCCGAGCGCCAGTCGAGGCGCAGGCCGTGCCAGTGGACGGTCGACTCCAGGTCGCCATCGTTCACGACCGTGACGATCGCCTCCGAGCCCTGCGGGACCTTCAGCGTCGGCCCCGGGATCGAGCCGTTGTAGGCGAGCATCCGGACCGTCCGGTCGCCCAGGCGCTTCGCCACCGGGGCGATGCGCAGCTCGAGGGCGTCGCCGTCGACGAGCTCCACGACGGCCGGCGAGCCGGCCTCCGGCAGGCCGGAGGCATCGCTCGGGAACGCGTCCGGCGCCCCGCCCGCGCGGCTCATCAGAGCCGGTCCGGCGACGAGGCGATGATCACGACCCTGCGCTCCTTCGGTCACCCGCACGTGCGACGATATCCCGGTGGCGCGGGCCCGCGCCAGCAGGCACGCCGCAGGCTCCGGGCCGCCCGGAGTGCCGGGCTGCCCG harbors:
- a CDS encoding RNA polymerase sigma factor; translated protein: MTGRPSPGLDEGALRALVPRALADLVRRGEDFDAAEDALQEALIEALRTWPGAPPRDPRAWLVTVATRRLVDARRSDAARARREQATLAERPPGPARDGDDALLLLFCCCHPGLPPASQVALTLRAVGGLTTREIADAFHVPEATMAQRISRAKRALRGRRLTAPGDLAVVLRVLSLVYAAGHAGRRELTSEAIRLARLLTLATDEPEARGLLALMLLNHARLPARLDAHGRIVALDRQDRTRWDTREIAEGVRVLQSALALGRPGRYQIEAAIAALHDDAASADETDWPQILAWYDDLVALTDDPVRRDPAAVLGRAVALGHAVGAAEGLREADTLREVLGDRHRWHAARGHLLELAGDLAAAGAAYAEAARLATNVAERDHLVRQAARVRSDGRA
- a CDS encoding metalloregulator ArsR/SmtB family transcription factor, translated to MEPDACELLCLDLPKAERVRAGQPDAAALATAAERAKALGDPTRLAVALALRDGGELCVCDLGWVVGRSDKLVSHHARALRLAGLAGSRREGKMVLYSLTEAGRALLEAVVPARVGA
- a CDS encoding cation transporter, which translates into the protein MTTLLAPAAPRLGDAERLRLAARVRLLSWVSLAYMTAEGAIAIVAGVMAGSVALVGFGLDSAIEGLASAIIVWRFTGHRVVSEAAETRAQKLVAIQFFVLAPYVGFESVQALVTGERPDASALGIALSALSLVVMPYLGVAKERLADRLGSAATKGEGRQNMLCAYLAGALLIGLVGNMALGAWWLDPAVGLLIAGVAVKEGLEAWRGEGCCVGDPVPAAATADGCADGCCER
- a CDS encoding dihydrofolate reductase family protein yields the protein MGTVVMYGTVSVDGFIADEDDRPGPLFDWLTSGDVALDETGQLMVSQASYDHTRAYWDRIAVTIAGRHVFDLTDGWGGTPPSGIDHVVVVSHRPAPDGWPPDAPFRFADGIEAAMATAQELAGDRTVEVAAGEVGGQMLAAGLVDEVAMDVAPVVLGSGKRYFGSLDARHLLEDPDVAIRGDRVLHLRYRVRR
- a CDS encoding YciI family protein, coding for MPKYLLLKHYRGGPEPYRPYPPLDRWAPEDVEAHMAFLREVRELLEERGEYVDAQALTPAQTWVRYGGPGAAPVTTDGPLPETTDLVAGWYMIDVESRERAIEVAAHISSEPGPGGEPLHEWIDVREVMSGAPSDDGPA
- a CDS encoding multicopper oxidase family protein → MSRAGGAPDAFPSDASGLPEAGSPAVVELVDGDALELRIAPVAKRLGDRTVRMLAYNGSIPGPTLKVPQGSEAIVTVVNDGDLESTVHWHGLRLDWRSDGTHETQEPIPVGGGFTCRVTFPDPGVYWYHPHIREDYGQELGLYGNILVVPSDPDYWPPVDRELLLTLDDVLLEGDRVAPFSRSETTFTAMGRFGDVMLVGGETDLSLAARPGEVVRLYLTNTANTRVFNLALPGARMKLVGGDSGRCEREEIVESVVLAPSERAVVDVLFEAPGELALEHRTPDRTYRLAGITVGGGALRSSHRERFWTLRTDPELVAERERLVPVLSAEPDKTLSFVAEMDMGEPASGDALYVCPMHPEVVRGEPGRCPECGMRLVPAALVAEATTGADHGGHSAPGTAAREADDHTAHHAAEHGHHAHPARDAPAHEPHAGGHSHEAGRGIEWEDDMVEVNRMTTPATMRWMLVDRDTGARNAEIDWRFRVGDRVKIRLVNEMDSDHPMHHPFHIHGAGRFLVLTRDGAVEPNLVWSDTVLVRTGATVDILLEVTNPGIWMAHCHIAEHHEGGMMLGFTVDPPAS